From Solanum stenotomum isolate F172 chromosome 2, ASM1918654v1, whole genome shotgun sequence:
tccatttcttaGGATGAAATCTTCTTTGTGGCAACCCACAAGAGAGTTCCAAAAGCCGCCTAGACAGTTATTCGCTCTTGCACTTGAAGTCGTAATTCTAAAATTCAGAACTTAAAGAATTGAATTTCTAGCTCTATAACTAAGACAGACTAAGAAGTACCTCCAAAATAATCGACACAAACGACAACTCTTAAGATGTCACCAGTAGAAGGAAGTAATAAAAACATCTCTGGGATCAAGAACATGGCAAATAGCAATTAGAAAGAACACATGCATGTGGGTATGGATAAAAGTAAAAGACAAAAGATATTAAGGATCTTGACAGCAAAATTCAACAAGAAGCACTAAACTTGTTCCACTACAGTAATGTAACATGTGATGACACCCCTATTTAGCCAAAAATAGACTACTCAAAGAAGTATCAAGAATTCAATACCAAAGGTAAAAGTAAAATGTAccactccctctgtcccaatttaagCGTCTTACTTCACTTTTAGACTCACAAAAAGAGTGCTCTTTCTAGATTTAGTAAGTTTTCCAATTCCAACATTTTACATGGCAAGTTTAACAACACAACtatacatatctttaattttaaaacaacaagATCACGCCCAGTCAAACTAAGACGCttaaattgggacggagggagtactagtaacaaaattgaaattctATCTGATTCTCAACTCTAAGCAATTGATTGATTCATCAAAGTTGTAGGAAAAGTAAACAATAGTAACAAAGTAGCATATAATGAATAAgtaaatcagtatatatatataagttaaactcATAAATAATTTGTCAATACCTTGTGCAGGTTTGCTTTCCAATTCAGATATACTTGAAGAACAACCACCTTGGGATTCCATTGACCCTTGTGATGctggttttcttttttcttgaaagtaactttctttcccttttgccATTGCCATATCATCAGCCCCCAAAGCAGCCAATGTTGGCAACTTACAACCAAACTTTCTTGCAGTAGCTAAGAACTGTTCTTTCtccaatttattattattattaccacCTCTCAAATTCATCTGATCAGTCCCTCTATTTTCATCTTCCATACATTTCTCACCCCTTAAATTCCTCTGTACTTTCTCTGATCTTCTCCTCTTAGCCTCCATCCTTCTCAAACTCTGCAATTCCTTCCTTTTCCTCCATTCTAACTCTGTCTCCACTGGCAATGAAGAAGTTCTCactaaactaggattataactCACTGATtgtgataatgatgatgatacCACTGCATCATCATCTCTAACTGTTGGTAAACAAGCAGCTATAGAAGAAGACCTCACCAATAAATTTGATGAACTCTTGTCAATACCAAATCTACCACCTAATGACAACCCAAGATTCAACTCATCTTCATTTATATCCTCTACTTTCTCAAGATCagatttttttgaaattcccATAAATCTTTGCAACAAATCCCTTGAAAATCTACTTGTATCCAATGAAAGATTCTCCATCTCCACTCTACTTCTCCTCTTCCTCTCATCTGCATCACCCATAGTAAAACCACCATACACCAAAAAGAACTATCAAACTCATCGCTTTCCACATGTTTCTGCATTTTTAAACATTTCTTGATCAAATTTAACCACACCCAAATGGAAAAATCTAATCTTTAACTGCATTTTAGCTCCAAGATTAAGTCTTTACACTAAATTTCAAAAAACCCTCATCAAGAATTgcaaaaaaatcaactaaagaTGTCatacaaatcaagaaaactgtTAGCTATGACAAGAGAATGTTGTGTTTCCAGCAAAAGGGTGTctggaaaatcaagaaaatgaagaaaacaagGAACAGAAAATGGAAAAATGGAAGAGTGAAGAaaatggggcattgatttttaAGTGTGGAGGGGACAAAGAAAGTAGTATCCAGAGGACAAGTGGCTGAAATTGGTAAGGATGAAGGGTGACACGTGGGTAGGAGTGAATAGCCCCTTTTTGGTGCTGTCTCTATTCAAAGAGTTTTCCAACAGATGGATGTTTTAATTATGTCTATTTTTAGATGTACTCACTCACATGTAACTTTTATATGTAACTTTGATTGAtcatataaatagttttaaaacaccctccattctttttgaaatactAATTTAAACCCATCTTCTTTATTGGTTTctactttcaagtttcaaaatatatttttcttttgaatgttTTGAGATGAACAGTCATCTATCAACGCATTTAATTCTATCGATTAGAATAACATTTATTGAATTTCTGCAGTCTGAACCTGTCCTTT
This genomic window contains:
- the LOC125854331 gene encoding LOW QUALITY PROTEIN: ninja-family protein AFP1-like (The sequence of the model RefSeq protein was modified relative to this genomic sequence to represent the inferred CDS: inserted 1 base in 1 codon) yields the protein MQKHVESDEFDSXFLVYGGFTMGDADERKRRSRVEMENLSLDTSRFSRDLLQRFMGISKKSDLEKVEDINEDELNLGLSLGGRFGIDKSSSNLLVRSSSIAACLPTVRDDDAVVSSSLSQSVSYNPSLVRTSSLPVETELEWRKRKELQSLRRMEAKRRRSEKVQRNLRGEKCMEDENRGTDQMNLRGGNNNNKLEKEQFLATARKFGCKLPTLAALGADDMAMAKGKESYFQEKRKPASQGSMESQGGCSSSISELESKPAQGSADASPSSIQSLQSRDFGSRTLGGEVEISPSNTTRSRVQESEAKALGDMPCVFTKGDGPNGRRIDGILYKYGKGEEIRIMCVCHGSFLSPAEFVKHAGGSDVAHPLKHIVIKPNPSPFI